In the genome of Notamacropus eugenii isolate mMacEug1 chromosome 5, mMacEug1.pri_v2, whole genome shotgun sequence, one region contains:
- the LOC140504493 gene encoding vomeronasal type-1 receptor 4-like: protein MYLHDTVLGIIFLSQTAVGVLGNSIFLWFYIFTWFNSQRWMPMDSILTQLTLTNTIVLLSQGCPLLISYFRTGYFLGVTACKIVFYIQRVSRGLSICTTCLLSTFQAVTISPSNSRLAKLKVRALKFTHPSCLLCCIINMILEINVPIYISGSRSRNNTHTSGINLLYCYREKKFMEIVILPSLRDILCVGCMVCNSGYMVFLLHRHHQRVKHIHSITLSSKTCPETGATQTILLLVGTFVSAYCISCGFILYKVYVTHSGSWVMIVTTFIALCFPTISPFLLIHRCIQILRPCCAARWRPNVRSQNKL from the coding sequence ATGTATCTACATGACACTGTTCtgggaattattttcctttctcagacTGCAGTCGGGGTCCTAGGGAACTCCATCTTCCTCTGGTTTTATATCTTCACTTGGTTCAACAGCCAGAGGTGGATGCCCATGGACTCCATTCTCACACAACTTACTTTGACCAACACCATAGTACTTCTCTCCCAGGGATGCCCATTACTAATATCATATTTCAGGACTGGATATTTCCTGGGCGTTACAGCAtgtaaaattgtattttatattcAACGAGTCAGTCGGGGCCTTTCCATATGTACCACCTGTCTCCTGAGCACCTTTCAGGCAGTCACCATCAGTCCCAGCAACTCTAGGTTGGCCAAACTCAAAGTCAGGGCTCTGAAGTTCACCCACCCCTCATGTCTCCTCTGTTGTATAATCAACATGATCTTAGAAATTAATGTGCCAATATATATATCAGGATCAAGAAGCAGAAACAATACTCACACAAGTGGAATTAATCTCCTTTATTGCTACCgggaaaaaaaatttatggaGATTgtcattctgccctcccttcgaGACATCTTGTGTGTAGGCTGCATGGTCTGCAACAGTGGTTACATGGTGTTCCTCCTGCACAGACATCACCAGCGGGTTAAACATATTCACAGCATCACTCTCTCCTCAAAGACATGTCCAGAGACTGGGGCCACCCAAACTATCCTCTTGCTAGTGGGCACCTTTGTTTCTGCTTACTGCATCAGTTGTGGCTTTATATTGTATAAAGTCTATGTGACTCATTCTGGTTCTTGGGTAATGATTGTGACTACATTTATTGCATTGTGTTTCCCAACCATCAGCCCCTTTTTGCTGATTCACAGATGTATCCAAATCCTCAGGCCCTGCTGTGCTGCCCGGTGGAGGCCCAATGTGCGTTCTCAGAATAAGTTATAG